The sequence GTTTCGTGACTGTTTCAGAGTAAAATCTTCTTTACAAAAAAATCCGTTACTGCTTTGAGCGACTGTTTTTAGAGTTTGAGGAAGGATGTGCAGTGTCATTGAAATCTCTGTTTTCAGCGCTGACGTTGCCGCTTTTGGCGCCGCTGACGGCGCTCTGGGTCTGGCAGCACAGCGCCGTCGCCATTGGCAACGACGTTGTTTTGCCGACGGTCGGACAGGTCGCGTATCTGATGTTCCATCCGACGGAGAATCTGCTGCAAATGGGTTCCATGGCCGTGAACGTGTGGATCAGCTGCCTGCGCGTCTTTGGCGGCTACATGGCCGGGCTGATGCTGGCGCTGCCTCTCGGTATCCTGATGGGGCACTACAAACTGGTCAATCGTCTGCTTGGCTCGCTCGTGGAAATTCTCCGCCCCATGCCGCCTTTGTCGTGGATCCCCCTGCTGCTGGCATGGTTCGGCGTCGCCAGCCTAGCCACGCTGTTCGGGGTCGAGGAGGGGGAATGGTATATCCTGCTGAACAGTATTAAGTTCACCATGCTCATCGTCATTTTTATCGGCGCTTTCTTTCCCATCCTTCTCAACACCGTTCACGGCGTCTCCGGCGTCCCCGCCACGCTGATCGATTCCGCGCGCGTCCTCGGCGCTTCGGAGCGCGACATTTTCTTTAAAGTCCTGCTGCCCGGCGCCGCCCCTTCCATCGTGACCGGCATGCGCCTCGGACTGGGCGGCGCGTGGATGTGTCTTGTCGCCGCGGAAATGATGCCCGGCAGTATCTCGGGCATCGGCTATCTGATCACGCACGCTTACACCGTAGCGCGCACTGATATCGTCATGGCCGGCATGATCAGCATCGGCATCATCGGTTTGCTCATCGACGTCACGTTCCGCGCCGTCGAAGACCGCTGTTTTGCATGGAAGAGGTTAGCGCGATGACGCCCGTTATCGAGACCCGCAATGTGACGAAAACGTTCGTGACTGACGGCGGCAAGACTTTTCAGGCTCTTGCCGGCATCGATCTGGCGATTCGCGAAAAGGAATTCGTCTGCGTCCTCGGGCCTTCCGGCTGCGGCAAATCCACCTGGCTGCGCATCGTTGCCGGATTGGAAAAACCCACTTCCGGCGCGGTGCAGTTTCG is a genomic window of Pyramidobacter piscolens W5455 containing:
- a CDS encoding ABC transporter permease; this translates as MSLKSLFSALTLPLLAPLTALWVWQHSAVAIGNDVVLPTVGQVAYLMFHPTENLLQMGSMAVNVWISCLRVFGGYMAGLMLALPLGILMGHYKLVNRLLGSLVEILRPMPPLSWIPLLLAWFGVASLATLFGVEEGEWYILLNSIKFTMLIVIFIGAFFPILLNTVHGVSGVPATLIDSARVLGASERDIFFKVLLPGAAPSIVTGMRLGLGGAWMCLVAAEMMPGSISGIGYLITHAYTVARTDIVMAGMISIGIIGLLIDVTFRAVEDRCFAWKRLAR